The genomic window TTAGCTGAAAGCGTACGTTCCAGTATGGATTCAATGTATTCAATATCGGTTTGAAACTCTTTATATATTTCTGCTAACTTCATGAACGCCACCCTTATGCAGCCTAAAAGTCTGCTCGTTTTATAAATGGTTTTTTCTTCTTTCTCACTAGTGAAGGTTATACGGGATGGTTGCAATCACCTCAAAATCGATGCTATTCACATGATAGAGGCAGGTTATTTCATTCTTTTCTAAACGTCTTCGTCAGCTAGCTTCCTAAAAAAAACGTAGCAACAGCATATCGACAAAAGCGAAGGCAAACAGCATGACGGAAAGCGTGCCATTCATTGGAAAAAAGGCCAGTTGCACTTTAGATAAATCATCTTTCTTCACTATGGAGTGCTGATAAATCATAATAATGCCTGCGACAAGAACGCCGATTAAATAAAGCCAACTAAGTGGAGAATAGAAAAAGAGTAAAACAAAAAAAAGAAAACTTACAACGTGAAAGCCCCTCGCAATTAAAAGCGCTTTCGCGACCCCAAAGCGACTTGGAATTGAATACAATCCGTTTGAAGCGTCATAGTCGGCATCCTGAGTGGCATAAACGGTATCAAAACCAGCTAACCAAAAAAGGACGGCACCGAACAATAACATTGGCATCAATGATAGTTCACCTGTAACGGCTACCCAGCCACCAAGTGGTGCAATCCCAATTGTCACACCAAGTACGACATGGCATAACCATGTAAATCGTTTCGTGTAAGAGTAGAATACGAGAAAAAATACAGCAATTGGCAATAGATAAACAGATAACAGGTTAAGATTAAACGCAGCAAGGAAAAGAAGGGCAAACGATACGGCAATAAAGATCCATACATCTGCTTTTGAAAGTAATCCAGCTGGTATTTCACGATTCGCTGTTCTTGGATTATGTTTATCGATTGTAGCGTCAATCACACGATTTAACGACATCGCTGCACTTCGAGCCCCGATCATTGCAATCGTCACCCAAAACCATTGTACAAACGTTGGAAAGTGTCCGTTCATTACGAGACTACCTAATAACATGGCAAAAAAAGCAAATGGAAGGGCAAAAATCGTATGTTCGATTTTTATCATTCGCATAAATGTTTTTGTTTTTGATCCTACTGCTGTTCCCATTAACGAAAACTCCTTCTACGAGTCCTTTTGCGGCTTTTGTCCTAAGTGCATAGAGGCAACACCGCCAGTATAACTCTTTACTTCAACGTTTATCATGCCTGCTTCACGAAACATACTGGCTAACTTCTCTCGGTTAGGAAATTCTAACGTTGATTCATGTAACCACGCGTATTCATCGTATTTTTTAACTAACAGTTTGCCAGCAAGAGGCATGACATGTTTAAAGTAAAAGAAATAGAGTTGTTTAAAACCTGGAATCGTCGGCTGAGATGTTTCCAGACACACAATCCTTCCACCTGGCTTCGTTACACGAACCATTTCCTTCAGGACTCGCATATAATCCGGCACATTTCGAAGCCCAAACCCAATTGTGACATAGTCAAACGTATTTTCTTCGAACGGTAAATCCATAGCGTTCCCCTGAATCAGTTCAATGTTTTTTACGCCGTATTGCTTTACTTTTTCTTTTCCAACTTCTAGCATGTTTTCACTAAAGTCCAGACCAACTACCCGTCCATCGTCTCCAACAGCTTCACTTAAAGCAATGGACCAATCAGCTGTTCCACAGCAAACATCTAGAGCAGAATCGTTTTTTTGAACAGCCATTCGTTTCATCGTATCTTTACGCCATGCTTTATGCCGTTGCAAACTAATGACAGAGTTCATCATGTCATATCTCTTATGAATAGACTGAAAAACGCTATGTACGCGCTCTTCCTTAGACTGACTCATGTTGTAAGCCTCCCACAAAAAAACTGATCGAGAATATCATTACGTTGGCTA from Shouchella hunanensis includes these protein-coding regions:
- a CDS encoding UbiA-like polyprenyltransferase, which produces MGTAVGSKTKTFMRMIKIEHTIFALPFAFFAMLLGSLVMNGHFPTFVQWFWVTIAMIGARSAAMSLNRVIDATIDKHNPRTANREIPAGLLSKADVWIFIAVSFALLFLAAFNLNLLSVYLLPIAVFFLVFYSYTKRFTWLCHVVLGVTIGIAPLGGWVAVTGELSLMPMLLFGAVLFWLAGFDTVYATQDADYDASNGLYSIPSRFGVAKALLIARGFHVVSFLFFVLLFFYSPLSWLYLIGVLVAGIIMIYQHSIVKKDDLSKVQLAFFPMNGTLSVMLFAFAFVDMLLLRFF
- a CDS encoding demethylmenaquinone methyltransferase, whose product is MSQSKEERVHSVFQSIHKRYDMMNSVISLQRHKAWRKDTMKRMAVQKNDSALDVCCGTADWSIALSEAVGDDGRVVGLDFSENMLEVGKEKVKQYGVKNIELIQGNAMDLPFEENTFDYVTIGFGLRNVPDYMRVLKEMVRVTKPGGRIVCLETSQPTIPGFKQLYFFYFKHVMPLAGKLLVKKYDEYAWLHESTLEFPNREKLASMFREAGMINVEVKSYTGGVASMHLGQKPQKDS